The uncultured Trichococcus sp. DNA window ATAGATGCCTTACAGCAAGTCGAATCTGCAGAGGACCTGCAGGCGTTGAACCAAGTCCGCATTTCCTACTTGGGGAAAAAAGGGCCGATCACAGAAGCTTTGAGAGGGATGAAGGATTTAAGCCCTGAAGAGCGTCCCGTCATCGGAACGTTGGCGAATGAACTGCGCGATGCTATCGAAGCAGCCATCCAATCCAAAAAAGATGCGCTTGAAATCAAAAAAATGGAAGCCGAAATCGCAGCCGAAACGATTGATGTCACTTTGCCCGGCAAAAAAATCGCGCAAGGCACGACACATGTCCTGACGCAGATCAACGAAGAAATCGAGGATCTCTTTCTTGGAATGGGTTACAAGATCGTGGATGGTCCAGAGGTGGAACAGGACAGCTACAATTTCGAAAAGATGAATTTACCGAAGGATCATCCTGCCCGCGATATGCAGGATACTTTCTACATCAGCGACGAACTGTTGCTGCGCACGCATACATCGCCGGTACAAGCACGCACGATGGAGAAGCATGACTTCTCCAAAGGACCATTGAAGATGATCAGCCCGGGGAAAGTCTACCGACGCGACAGCGATGACGCGACCCATTCGCACCAGTTCCACCAGATTGAAGGCTTGGTCATCGGTGAAGGCATCACTTTGGCTGATCTGAAAGGCACACTTGCCGTCTTCGCCAAAAAATTGTTCGGGGAAGAACGCGAAATCCGTTTGCGTCCGAGCTACTTCCCGTTCACGGAACCTTCTGTCGAAGTCGATGTCAGCTGCTTCAAGTGCGGCGGATCCGGCTGCAACGTCTGCAAACAAACCGGCTGGATCGAAATTTTGGGATCTGGCATTGTCCATCCCAATGTTCTGGAAATGTCCGGCATCGACTCTACGAAATACTCCGGGTTCGCATTTGGTCTAGGCCAAGAACGTGTAGCGATGTTGAAATACGGTGTTGATGACATCCGTCACTTCTACCAAAATGATATCCGATTCTTAAGTCAATTCGATGTAAAGGAGTAACATAATGAAAGTATCCTATAAATGGTTAAAAGAATATTTAGATCTATCCGATGTAACGCCAGATGAATTAGCGGAAAAAATGTCACGTACCGGTATTGAAGTGGATGACGTCATCTATCCGGGCAAAGGTTTGTCAAAGATCGTCGTCGGGGAAACGTTGTCCGTAATCGACCATCCTGATTCGGATCATCTGCATGTCTGCCAAGTGAATATCGGGGCTGAGGAACCGATCCAGATCGTCTGCGGCGCGCCGAACGTGGCTGGTGGACAGAAAGTCATCGTGGCTTTGCATGGTGCACGGATTACCGGCAACGCGAAGATCAAAAAAGGCAAGATGCGCGGCCAAGAGTCGAACGGGATGATTTGTTCATTGGCTGAATTGGGCTATTCGGAAAGTGTTGTTCCAAAAAAATATGCGGAAGGGATTTTTGTCCTGCCTGCTGATGCGGTTCCCGGAACCGAAGTCGTTGACTTGTTGGAATTGGATGATGCGATTCTGGATATTGACATCACGCCAAACCGTGCTGATGCC harbors:
- the pheS gene encoding phenylalanine--tRNA ligase subunit alpha: MELKAKLQTLRIDALQQVESAEDLQALNQVRISYLGKKGPITEALRGMKDLSPEERPVIGTLANELRDAIEAAIQSKKDALEIKKMEAEIAAETIDVTLPGKKIAQGTTHVLTQINEEIEDLFLGMGYKIVDGPEVEQDSYNFEKMNLPKDHPARDMQDTFYISDELLLRTHTSPVQARTMEKHDFSKGPLKMISPGKVYRRDSDDATHSHQFHQIEGLVIGEGITLADLKGTLAVFAKKLFGEEREIRLRPSYFPFTEPSVEVDVSCFKCGGSGCNVCKQTGWIEILGSGIVHPNVLEMSGIDSTKYSGFAFGLGQERVAMLKYGVDDIRHFYQNDIRFLSQFDVKE